Part of the Toxotes jaculatrix isolate fToxJac2 chromosome 1, fToxJac2.pri, whole genome shotgun sequence genome, AGGTAACTGTTCAAAACCTATTCaaaataagtgtattttttctataattttgtgtatttttcattatttttaacttttgttttctgttttttataaTACTTGGTTGATCACATACAAATAGCtataaatttatttattgttgtttattatttttattattacagtgCCCTCTTTTTTCTTGGCTAATTTATTAGTCACGGTTCAGAGTGTGAACTCTATGCCATGAGTTTATGAACATGGCTGTATGAATGgctacaaagaaagaaaaattgaaaaaaatatttaaaaaaaaatacagtattcaAAAAGGCTATTTTCAGATAATGTGCCTCATGATCATTTTCCTATTACTGAGGGAACGAAACATTGCAATAGTTTCACTTTAAAGTCTCTGATGAAGtaagtgctttgtgttttcagtctgtcttcGTGGCATCAAAGCTCACAGGAAGTGTTATCTTACAATTGAGGAACCCAAACATTACCATGAAGCCAATGAAGACTGCATTGCACAAGGAGGAACTCTTGCCACGCCACGGGACATGATGGAGAACAATGAACTGAGAGACTATGCAAAGAGGAGCGCTCCAGGATCCAAGGACTTCTGGATCGGTGTGGCAGACATAGTGAAAGAAGGCCAGTATGTAGATGTCAACAGCCTGCCAGTCAGCTTTTTCAACTGGGACCGCTCCAAGAAGCAGCCCACAGGAACGAAGAGGGAGAGCTGTGTTGCCCTTTCAGTGGTTGCACAGGGAAAGTGGTACGATGAGGTGTGTCGCAGCATGAAAAAGTACATCTGTGAATATGTCATTCCTTAAAGGGAATGTTGTTGTTGACAACTTGATGATCATTCATGCGGGTTTTTGATTAAAATTGTCCAAAACTGTGTTGTCAAATCTGTGTCAACTCATGGTGGAAGCATGACTTGTAACTGGTCATGtactgtaaaatgtcttttaataaAATTTGTCTCTATGCATTAATTAGGTTGCAAATTAGCTTTAATACTACAAAGTAGTAACCGGCTatgtcactttatttttattttgagtccAAAAGCCTCTGGTGATGACCGAAGAGCATGGAAAGT contains:
- the clec3a gene encoding tetranectin-like protein isoform X2, whose product is MARLALPVFLVLCFSLLHFSFSRPSRTRKAVSARQSGAPEEDDVKSQLERLWQEVNSLKEMQALQTVCLRGIKAHRKCYLTIEEPKHYHEANEDCIAQGGTLATPRDMMENNELRDYAKRSAPGSKDFWIGVADIVKEGQYVDVNSLPVSFFNWDRSKKQPTGTKRESCVALSVVAQGKWYDEVCRSMKKYICEYVIP
- the clec3a gene encoding tetranectin-like protein isoform X1, which translates into the protein MARLALPVFLVLCFSLLHFSFSRPSRTRKAVSARQSGDAAPEEDDVKSQLERLWQEVNSLKEMQALQTVCLRGIKAHRKCYLTIEEPKHYHEANEDCIAQGGTLATPRDMMENNELRDYAKRSAPGSKDFWIGVADIVKEGQYVDVNSLPVSFFNWDRSKKQPTGTKRESCVALSVVAQGKWYDEVCRSMKKYICEYVIP